CGAATATGAAATATTGagcttaaatataaatatataagtcTAAGTAATTAATTGGATTTAGATCTGAAGAGAACGAAATTTGTGAATATATTATCAGTATATTAAATCAGGATAATTGATGTGATCATTTTTTATCATTTCGATCGAAGGTAATATCATTCAAAATCATTAATTCAAAATCATTTcgatataaaatcattttttatcatatattatcattttttatcattaattcAAAATCAGGATAATTGATTTTGATCATTTCATTAGATAAAAAaaacattttaattttaattccaccacataattttaattttattttattaaaatttttggatAAGTAGatttatcaagttcatcaaaacaTACTGAATCTTATAGATCAATCATGTATTATGTCAGTATCATAAGATACTACCAAGAATGTCAAAGATTTCATAGTGCATGCCTTGTTGTTTACATGCATTATTTTTTATAGGAATCTCCAAAGCTCTTTCTTAAAGAATAAATCTTGGATCTCAGCATCCCCCAGTCTTACCTAAAAATAATGAACACCTTTTGATTGATTAGAATTCCATCTCACAACCTTCTCATCTCCAACAAGTTCAGGTGATTGATCTCATATGTTGCTCGAGGAGAAGAACATTTGAACTTGAACAAGGGAGGTAAGACAACACAAGTGATACTGGAGACAGCACCTAACGGTCAAATTGAGGACAGGAGTTTTGGGCCCCGGAGAATCcccgcgaggaggaggaggagaggaggaaggagacgGGTCGAGCTCTGGATCTTGTCCTCGCTCCACATGTGGGCTTGTGACCGTTGATGAAGGACACACAACAGAAAGCAACGTTGGCTCGGTTCCCTATGGCACGGCGTCTGCAGAGAGGCAGCCCAATAAACCGAGCAATGGGTGAAGGATTTGAAAGCTCGGGTGTGAAGACACaaatcctctctccctctctcgatAGTTTCTCCTCTCTCCCTGTCATGGCTGCTCTTGCTCTTGTAGTTCTCATCTTCACCATGTTTGGTGGATCAGGCAAGCTCGAGTTCACAGCTCTCATCTTTTTTATGTTCTTCTCTACATGTATCATCATCTTGGTGGAGTTCAGGATTTCTCATGTTCTCCCATGTTTTCTCTGCTTCCTTCTTGACTACTCTTGCTAGATTTTGTTGCAGCAAGACTTGCGCCCCGTTGAACAGAGGACCATCGTTTGTTTTATCTTTCTCTTAATCTTTTTGGAATTTCATGGGGAAAATGATCTCAAGTCTGCATCTTTCTGGTGGCAGACGCGGCTTGGTGTGTCTGCAAGCCTGATATGAGTGACACTGCTCTCCAGAAGACACTGGATTATGCTTGTGGAGCTGGAGCTGACTGCACTCCTATCCTCCAAAACGGAGCTTGTTACAATCCCAACACAGTGAAAGCCCATTGCTCCTATGCTGCTAACAGCTACTACCAGAGGAAAGGGCAGACACAAGGGACCTGTGATTTCTCGGGCACTGCTGCTCTTGCCACCACAGATCCAAGTAAGTCAATGAACGTTCTTAGTTCCCCATCACCTGGTTGTCATTTCCCACAAAAATGCACCATTAATCTTCATCTGATTGCTTACAGGTTACAGTGGTTGCACTTTCCCTGCAACTGCCAGGTACATCTCTGAGTACATTACAATCAATGAGCATGACCATCATCTATTTTGACTTCAtttctctgcttcttcttcttcttcttcctcctcctccagtgCTGCAGGCACAGGATCTACACCAGCAACGACCACACCCGGCACAACACCCGGCACCTTCTCCCCAACCAGTGGAGTAGTAGGGGGATTGGGGCCTTCAAGTAGCATGTCCAACGAGGACATGAGCCATGGTGGGTTCCTCATGAAGGCAGGGATGGGTTCTCTCCTCCTCACTGTCATTTGCTCAGTGATGGCTTTGTTGGGTTGATGAAAAGCGTCCGGTTCTAGTGTATGATCCCATTGTTGGAACATGGACTGATACAGAGGCGTTTCTCGTCCAGCCTATGGTTTTTGTCTTTCCCCTGTGGCAGACAGGATTGATTCCATCTGAGTGATGCAGTGAAACATTGTAATAGCTGTAGCTCTTCTTCTTGTCCAACTTCTTTCTTCTCCATTGTTACTGATGAGCTGCTATTGATGTGTATGTGTTAACATTATGCTTCTTCTTCTATTTCGATGGTATAAAGGAAATGGAAGATGCATTCAAGTTTCTCGTGAACATTCAGAATGCAAATTCTGCAATAATGATTTTAAatatacaaaaataataaatCGTGCTTATATTCATTaaatatttttcttggatattattattagtaaaaaattatCAATTCAAAAGGTCCAAGCCATTCCAATCATCGCTGACGGGAGATGAACGGCCAAGATCAATTCGATCTTCCAGAATCTCAAACAAAAACGTTCTGATGCGTGCTTAGGGTTTATTTACCCGCGTGTAAACCCTCCTTGAAGAAAGTAATATGTCGGTCCCACAGGTTAAATAACAGGGAGACGTCAAGGGTAGACGTCGGTAGAAGTCTCGAACGCAAACAGTGaactttaaatataataataataataataataaatggagGAAAATCTACTGCTGCTTTGTCTGTTTTAGGTTTGGAATCCCGCTGTTTGGAGGCGAGGGAAGAGATGGGCGCTCTGCGCTCGAGGGCTTCCTTCGCCATTGCGAGGTTGGCGTTGGGTTCTGCTCATCCCCTGTCGTCCGATGCCCAACCCCCTCGCACTCTTTCCCTCCCTGTTGCGGTTCCTTCTGGTTTGGTGCTTCTGATTGTTGCCTTCTTCCGTTGACTGCTTGCTTCCACGCCAAGAttgatttttttccttcttccttgGATCGCTTCGGCTGAAAGATCGGATCTTTGGCGGTGACGGCGCTAGCGTTAGTGCCTGTCCCGTTGGTTCTCGGTTATCCGCCCCAAAGATCCGATCTTTTCTCGTATGTTATTGTCTTTGTTAGTAGCAATCTGGGTTTTGGAGCTTTG
Above is a genomic segment from Musa acuminata AAA Group cultivar baxijiao chromosome BXJ3-4, Cavendish_Baxijiao_AAA, whole genome shotgun sequence containing:
- the LOC135636539 gene encoding PLASMODESMATA CALLOSE-BINDING PROTEIN 3-like, whose protein sequence is MKDTQQKATLARFPMARRLQRGSPINRAMGEGFESSGVKTQILSPSLDSFSSLPVMAALALVVLIFTMFGGSDAAWCVCKPDMSDTALQKTLDYACGAGADCTPILQNGACYNPNTVKAHCSYAANSYYQRKGQTQGTCDFSGTAALATTDPSYSGCTFPATASAAGTGSTPATTTPGTTPGTFSPTSGVVGGLGPSSSMSNEDMSHGGFLMKAGMGSLLLTVICSVMALLG